One Edaphobacter flagellatus genomic region harbors:
- the eda gene encoding bifunctional 4-hydroxy-2-oxoglutarate aldolase/2-dehydro-3-deoxy-phosphogluconate aldolase — protein sequence MTKAAVLASLKNIGLVPVLRAESVEKALALAEAIAAGGVTVLEITMTVPGAIQVMRKLAEQRPDILIGAGTVLDAETARACILEGAKFVVSPALNLKTIEMCHRYSIAALPGALTPTEVVTAWEAGADVVKIFPASALGGAKYLSSLKAPLPQVEMIPTGGVSLATANDFLDAGAFALGVGADLVNTKAMAEGKPEIVTESAKKYLAIVKEFQARKAS from the coding sequence ATGACGAAGGCCGCTGTTCTGGCTTCATTGAAGAATATTGGACTGGTTCCGGTGCTGCGCGCCGAGTCGGTTGAGAAGGCGCTGGCTCTTGCCGAGGCGATTGCTGCTGGCGGAGTCACGGTGCTCGAGATCACGATGACGGTTCCGGGCGCGATCCAGGTGATGCGGAAGCTGGCGGAACAGCGTCCTGACATCCTGATCGGCGCGGGCACGGTGCTGGATGCGGAGACGGCTCGTGCGTGCATTCTTGAAGGTGCGAAGTTTGTTGTCAGCCCGGCGCTGAACCTGAAGACGATTGAGATGTGCCATCGCTATTCCATCGCTGCGCTGCCTGGCGCGTTGACTCCGACCGAGGTGGTTACGGCCTGGGAGGCTGGCGCGGATGTAGTGAAGATCTTCCCGGCGAGTGCGCTGGGTGGAGCGAAGTATCTATCGTCGCTGAAGGCTCCGCTGCCTCAGGTAGAGATGATTCCGACGGGCGGCGTTTCGTTGGCGACGGCGAATGACTTCCTGGATGCTGGAGCTTTTGCTTTAGGTGTTGGCGCCGATCTGGTGAATACAAAGGCTATGGCTGAGGGCAAGCCCGAGATTGTGACTGAGAGCGCTAAGAAGTACCTGGCGATTGTGAAGGAGTTCCAGGCGAGGAAGGCCTCCTAG
- a CDS encoding ABC transporter ATP-binding protein, producing MADQQTSEKKEPAKKPPQDDEVMGKAYDGRLMRRLLTYLNPYKLQVALSAVSILIKAGTDVMGPFLVKIGVDTFMSDTPPAHLSWLARHLSSDRWTGITQLALLYFGALLLTFVLEFVQTYLMQWTGQKIMFDLRSQIFRHLQRMSPSFFDHNPVGRLVTRVTSDVDALNEMFTSGVLAIFEDIFVLAFIVIIMLRMSWPLALLTISVIPAILYVTRIFRRHVRDSYRRQRSATARINSFTQEYVSGMAIVQLFNRERRAFNDFSQVNAENKKAWSDAIFAYALYYPIVELLSSTAIALVIWRGGTAVFNAATLHWLSPHTYLAWDIVRHSLMGNTVTIGILIAFIQYAQRFFRPIQDLSEKYNILQAAMAASERIFKLLDTQSEILSPAHPTAGDNSGRIEFRNVWFTYQKLTPEQQAYFATHDPGAADTASDAWVHDIEWILRGVSFTIEPDETAAIVGHTGAGKTTITALMMRFYDIQHGQVLVDGVDVRQQDLNTLRRRFGVVLQDPFLFTGTIADNVRLGSTWITDEALEKACDEVNVGDFIRTLPQQFNEPVRERGATLSTGQKQLISFARALAHAPRILILDEATSSVDTDTELRVRLALSRMITGRTSILIAHRLSTIQRADTILVMHKGQLRERGTHQQLLSQRGLYWKLYELQYKDQELGSGADAGVPLQPLSAD from the coding sequence ATGGCTGACCAGCAAACGAGCGAGAAGAAAGAGCCTGCGAAAAAGCCTCCGCAGGACGATGAGGTCATGGGCAAGGCCTATGATGGCCGCCTCATGCGCCGTCTGCTCACCTATCTCAATCCCTATAAGCTTCAGGTCGCTCTGTCCGCTGTTTCTATTCTCATCAAGGCCGGCACCGATGTGATGGGGCCCTTCCTCGTCAAAATCGGTGTCGATACCTTTATGTCCGACACCCCTCCGGCTCACCTCTCCTGGCTTGCCCGGCATCTCAGCTCCGACCGTTGGACCGGCATCACGCAGCTCGCGCTGCTCTATTTTGGTGCGCTGCTTCTCACCTTCGTGCTCGAGTTCGTCCAGACCTACCTCATGCAGTGGACCGGCCAGAAAATCATGTTTGATCTGCGCAGCCAGATCTTCCGCCACCTGCAGCGCATGTCACCCTCCTTCTTCGATCACAATCCTGTAGGCCGCCTCGTTACCCGCGTGACGTCCGATGTCGACGCACTCAACGAGATGTTCACCTCCGGTGTCCTCGCCATCTTCGAAGACATCTTCGTCCTCGCCTTCATCGTCATCATCATGCTGCGTATGAGCTGGCCGCTTGCCCTGCTCACCATCTCCGTCATTCCGGCCATCCTTTACGTGACGCGCATCTTCCGTCGCCACGTCCGCGATAGCTACCGCCGCCAGCGTTCTGCCACCGCACGCATCAACTCTTTCACGCAGGAGTACGTCTCCGGCATGGCCATCGTGCAGCTCTTCAACCGCGAGCGCCGCGCCTTCAACGACTTCTCCCAGGTCAACGCCGAAAACAAAAAAGCCTGGTCCGACGCCATCTTCGCCTACGCCCTCTATTACCCCATCGTCGAGCTCCTCAGCTCCACCGCCATCGCCCTCGTCATCTGGCGCGGAGGCACAGCCGTATTCAACGCAGCAACCTTACACTGGCTCTCGCCTCATACGTACCTGGCTTGGGATATCGTTCGGCACAGCCTGATGGGCAACACCGTCACCATTGGCATCCTTATCGCTTTCATCCAGTATGCGCAGCGATTCTTCCGTCCCATTCAGGACCTCAGCGAAAAGTACAACATCCTGCAGGCTGCCATGGCCGCCTCCGAGCGCATCTTCAAGCTCCTCGACACGCAGTCCGAAATCCTCTCCCCTGCCCATCCCACGGCAGGTGACAACTCCGGACGCATCGAGTTCCGCAATGTCTGGTTCACCTACCAGAAGCTCACTCCCGAACAGCAAGCCTATTTCGCCACCCATGACCCGGGCGCCGCAGACACTGCTTCGGATGCCTGGGTTCACGACATCGAATGGATTCTCCGCGGCGTCTCTTTCACCATCGAACCCGATGAGACCGCTGCCATCGTCGGCCACACCGGCGCCGGCAAGACCACCATCACCGCGCTCATGATGCGCTTCTACGACATCCAGCACGGACAGGTCCTCGTCGATGGAGTCGACGTCCGCCAACAGGACCTCAACACCCTCCGCCGCCGCTTCGGTGTCGTCCTGCAGGACCCCTTCCTCTTCACCGGTACCATCGCCGACAATGTCCGCCTCGGATCGACGTGGATTACGGACGAAGCCCTGGAGAAAGCCTGTGACGAAGTCAACGTCGGCGACTTTATCCGCACTCTTCCGCAGCAGTTCAACGAACCCGTCCGCGAGCGCGGCGCCACCCTCTCCACCGGCCAGAAGCAGCTCATCAGCTTCGCCCGTGCCCTCGCGCACGCCCCGCGCATCCTCATCCTGGACGAAGCAACCAGCTCCGTCGACACCGACACCGAGCTTCGCGTCCGGCTCGCCCTCTCACGCATGATCACTGGACGCACCTCTATCCTCATCGCGCACCGTCTCTCCACCATCCAGCGCGCCGATACCATCCTCGTCATGCACAAGGGTCAGCTCCGCGAGCGCGGCACGCATCAGCAGCTCCTCTCCCAACGTGGACTCTACTGGAAGCTCTACGAGCTCCAATACAAGGACCAGGAGCTTGGCTCCGGCGCAGATGCCGGCGTTCCTCTCCAACCGCTTAGCGCCGATTAA
- the kduI gene encoding 5-dehydro-4-deoxy-D-glucuronate isomerase, with protein sequence MRLYQMADAVRYEMMNTEELRETFLVEGLFRPNEIEFAYVDLDRTVIGSVVPTDTSLALEAEPELRADYFLERRELGVLNIGGSGSVTVDGKVFDMDKLDVLYVGRGSKDVHFASKDSGSPAQFYLLSYPAHAEYPTAMIKFADMKPVELGSFETCNKRKIYKAIYKDGIKSCQLVMGFTMLEPGSNWNTMPPHTHMRRSEVYFYFDVDPAHRVLHLMGPPDATSHLVMADKEVVISPGWSIHAGVGTKNYTFCWGMGGENQVYDDMDAVTITELR encoded by the coding sequence ATGAGGCTGTATCAGATGGCAGATGCCGTTCGGTACGAAATGATGAATACCGAGGAGCTGCGCGAGACGTTCCTGGTCGAGGGGCTGTTTCGCCCCAATGAGATCGAATTTGCGTATGTCGACCTCGATCGTACGGTGATCGGTTCGGTAGTGCCTACCGATACGTCGCTGGCTCTGGAGGCAGAGCCTGAGCTGCGAGCTGACTATTTTTTGGAGCGTCGCGAGCTTGGTGTGTTGAATATCGGCGGTTCGGGTTCCGTGACGGTCGATGGCAAAGTTTTCGACATGGACAAGCTGGATGTGCTCTATGTTGGGCGTGGATCGAAGGATGTTCATTTTGCCAGTAAGGACTCGGGGAGTCCTGCGCAGTTCTATCTTCTGAGCTATCCCGCGCACGCTGAATATCCAACAGCCATGATCAAGTTTGCCGATATGAAGCCGGTTGAGCTTGGGAGCTTTGAGACCTGCAATAAGCGCAAGATTTATAAAGCCATCTATAAGGACGGCATTAAGAGCTGCCAGCTGGTGATGGGCTTCACGATGCTGGAGCCGGGAAGTAACTGGAATACGATGCCTCCGCACACGCACATGCGCCGCAGCGAGGTCTATTTCTATTTTGATGTTGATCCGGCGCATCGTGTGCTGCACCTGATGGGGCCGCCGGATGCGACGAGCCATCTGGTGATGGCTGACAAAGAAGTTGTGATCTCGCCGGGATGGTCGATTCATGCCGGTGTGGGCACGAAGAACTACACCTTCTGCTGGGGTATGGGCGGAGAAAACCAGGTGTATGACGATATGGACGCAGTAACGATTACGGAGCTTCGATAA
- a CDS encoding glucose 1-dehydrogenase: MQNILDLFRLDNKVALVTGAASGLGAAIATGLAQAGATVAVHGNRRATTETAATIGSNAAAFRADLSTTEGANDLFTQVKEKFGRVDILINNAGTILRHAAEEFPLEDWQTVLQVNLTSVFQLSQLAGRDMIGRNAPGKIVNIASLLSFQGGIRVPAYAASKGGVAQLTKALANEWASKNIQVNAIAPGYFATTNTEALQADETRNRQILERIPAGRWGQPTDLAGAALFLSSPASDYVTGTVVTVDGGWMGR; this comes from the coding sequence ATGCAAAATATTCTTGACCTCTTCCGTCTCGACAATAAAGTCGCCCTCGTCACCGGCGCAGCCAGCGGCCTCGGAGCCGCCATCGCCACCGGGCTTGCACAGGCAGGTGCTACCGTCGCCGTCCACGGAAACCGCCGCGCGACAACGGAGACGGCTGCCACCATCGGCTCCAACGCTGCCGCCTTTCGGGCTGATCTATCGACGACGGAAGGCGCGAACGATCTTTTTACACAGGTCAAAGAGAAGTTCGGCCGTGTCGATATCCTCATCAACAATGCGGGAACAATCCTTCGCCACGCCGCCGAGGAATTCCCTCTGGAAGACTGGCAAACTGTGCTTCAGGTAAATCTCACGAGTGTCTTCCAGCTCTCGCAACTCGCCGGACGCGACATGATCGGTCGCAACGCACCAGGCAAGATCGTCAATATCGCCTCGCTGCTTAGCTTCCAGGGAGGAATCCGCGTGCCTGCTTATGCGGCTAGCAAAGGTGGTGTGGCCCAGCTGACCAAGGCGCTTGCCAATGAGTGGGCCTCAAAAAACATCCAGGTCAATGCCATCGCACCTGGCTACTTTGCCACGACAAATACTGAAGCGTTACAGGCCGACGAAACGCGCAATCGACAGATCCTCGAGCGCATCCCTGCCGGCCGTTGGGGCCAGCCCACTGATCTTGCCGGAGCTGCACTCTTTCTCAGTTCTCCTGCCAGCGACTATGTGACTGGAACGGTCGTGACCGTGGATGGTGGATGGATGGGCCGCTGA
- a CDS encoding Gfo/Idh/MocA family protein, which produces MNLETILCDIHEPRPKTPRPIVMIGSGGIVHDAHLPAYAKAGFPVAALVDVNRERAEELAKKFHVALGTDSIAEAIRFAPANAVFDVAVPAKAIPAILPQLPNGSAVLIQKPMGDTLAEALEILRICREKRLVAAVNFQLRWAPNMLAAKALTESGTLGLLHDMEVSLSVHMPWELWSFLSTAPRLEITYHSIHYVDLVRSWFGNPRSVYAKSVRSPKTPNLASTKSVIVFDYGDDKRVFIDTNHSHDFSPRLQRSYVQWEGMDGAMRAQMGVNLNYPVGEPDNLEYILRDGAGWRQAPISGNWFPDAFMGSMGSLQAFVEGDAETLPTRVEDAIDTMRTVEAAYISSERGGVVLPIE; this is translated from the coding sequence ATGAATCTTGAAACCATACTGTGTGATATTCACGAGCCACGACCAAAAACTCCGCGGCCGATTGTGATGATCGGCTCCGGCGGCATCGTTCATGACGCCCATCTGCCCGCATACGCGAAAGCTGGTTTTCCCGTAGCTGCTTTGGTGGATGTCAACCGCGAACGGGCGGAGGAGTTGGCGAAGAAGTTCCACGTGGCGCTGGGTACGGACTCGATTGCGGAAGCTATTCGCTTTGCTCCAGCGAATGCTGTCTTCGATGTGGCAGTTCCTGCGAAGGCGATTCCTGCGATTCTGCCGCAGCTTCCGAATGGCTCAGCCGTGCTGATTCAAAAGCCGATGGGCGATACACTTGCCGAAGCGTTGGAGATTCTCCGCATCTGCAGAGAAAAGAGACTGGTTGCAGCGGTTAATTTTCAGCTTCGCTGGGCACCCAATATGCTCGCGGCTAAAGCCCTGACAGAGAGCGGAACGCTGGGCCTGCTGCACGACATGGAAGTCTCCCTGAGCGTGCACATGCCGTGGGAGCTGTGGAGCTTTCTGAGTACGGCTCCGCGCCTGGAGATTACGTATCACTCCATTCACTATGTCGATCTGGTGCGAAGCTGGTTCGGCAATCCGCGCAGTGTCTATGCGAAGTCGGTTCGCAGCCCGAAGACGCCGAATCTTGCTTCGACAAAGAGTGTGATCGTCTTCGACTACGGAGACGACAAGCGTGTCTTCATCGATACGAACCATAGCCATGACTTCTCTCCCAGGTTACAGAGGAGCTACGTGCAGTGGGAGGGAATGGATGGAGCGATGCGGGCGCAGATGGGGGTCAACCTGAACTATCCCGTCGGCGAACCGGACAATCTTGAATACATTCTTCGCGACGGCGCGGGATGGCGGCAGGCTCCAATCTCTGGGAACTGGTTTCCTGACGCTTTTATGGGGTCGATGGGCTCGTTGCAGGCGTTTGTGGAGGGCGATGCGGAGACGCTGCCTACCAGGGTCGAAGATGCAATCGATACGATGCGAACGGTAGAGGCCGCATATATATCGAGCGAGCGTGGCGGAGTCGTACTGCCAATTGAATAA
- a CDS encoding TonB-dependent receptor has product MKITRLLIILLVFLSESFAQTTSGTVSGFITDTSDSALADTTVTLIDEKTGSHRATTTNSTGHFALLQLPPSTYTLELTHAGFTTLQAKGLILQVGQEISRNFTLHVQSEQSTVTVEANTVALDTGSAAIGGNVATREIQELPINGRQISQLYLLVPGATNSGSGTFDNIRFSGRAVEQNIIRLDGIEATSIIDTSPGNLNGELTSLFRLQQSLEAVQEFRIDSSSYPAEMGTGTGGQISFITRSGSNHLHGSVFEYLRNDFFDARNRFNPKTTGNPKFRLNQFGGSIGGPIFKDKLFFFANYEGLRQIWAAPQRAATLSNYARSQVATNSPVYPLLAAFPADPNPIASELPVLAQSGGTYSIAKAGVLQQNVTTVGTNRINEDFGAIRFDYRINNRFSMYARYNRDQGTSSQIQDASLSQFGQVEVPQNGVLSFNQVWTPRIFNETKFGYNGIKMRVQGIAGPSPSADLSRARIAVAGLTNIGSLISLSSSFNGVGAPYTGQSYSYIDNLSFVSGNHSMKFGAEIRPLSLYNNQIGGTTYTYNSAQLFTGERVVAPNGQVLLNVAANQPSQIQFYGDLSDLSPFTGLSGNAQVKQAYYIGYAQDEWKLRPNLTLSYGLRYEYYSPLHEARNKNVFFDMNAGTIYPKYTGDWFSSSKTNFGPRLALTWSPVFSNGATVFRVGGGVFYGPGQTEDQIQPEANDRVTRTFTSGKAYPIVPATDVYANYDINSPTLGYQPRAYAPNYRIPERVTTYTASIQQSLPGQVQLMVGYVGSTGRNLFLRSITNLITNVTTNPTTGAGTAIRQFGGRFAEIDYKTSGGTDMYNALQTSVQRRFARGLSFGAQYTWAKELGTSSGSNEATTAQNPYNFRTEYGRGTFDIRHTLNATVLYDLPFGHGKAYSLSGPWDAIGGGWQVGGIVNFRSGLPMDVLITRPDIAYVGNPGTSIAGQTFANPIVTNGVVQTTAVANTPGGGNSRNIRRPNIVPGVNPYLKNGVQYLNPAAFTTPAPGTFGNYRRNDLTGPNLAQLDMTLGKSFRLLERSALEFRAEVYNILNHPNYANPGNLRLNQTLATAAGNGAQPGAPFTLSNAGSAGQLTSTVGNQVGIGANRQIQLSLRANF; this is encoded by the coding sequence ATGAAAATCACACGATTGTTAATAATCCTGCTTGTCTTTTTATCCGAGAGTTTTGCACAGACCACTTCAGGAACAGTATCGGGGTTCATTACAGACACCTCCGATTCTGCCCTGGCCGATACAACGGTCACCCTCATCGACGAAAAGACAGGAAGCCACCGCGCAACAACAACCAACTCCACCGGCCACTTCGCTCTACTCCAGCTTCCACCCTCTACCTACACACTCGAGCTCACCCACGCGGGCTTCACCACACTTCAAGCCAAAGGACTCATCCTGCAGGTCGGCCAGGAGATCTCCCGCAACTTCACCCTCCACGTGCAGAGCGAGCAAAGCACAGTCACCGTCGAAGCCAACACCGTAGCTCTCGACACAGGCTCCGCAGCCATCGGCGGCAACGTCGCCACCCGCGAGATCCAGGAGCTGCCCATCAACGGCCGCCAGATCTCCCAGCTCTATCTCCTCGTTCCCGGAGCCACCAACTCCGGCTCCGGTACCTTCGACAACATCCGCTTCTCCGGCCGCGCCGTCGAGCAGAACATCATCCGCCTCGATGGCATCGAAGCTACCAGCATCATCGACACATCCCCGGGCAATCTCAACGGCGAGCTCACCTCCCTCTTCCGCCTCCAGCAATCGCTCGAAGCCGTGCAGGAGTTCCGCATTGACTCCTCCAGCTACCCCGCCGAAATGGGCACCGGAACCGGCGGCCAGATCAGCTTCATCACCCGCTCCGGCTCCAACCATCTTCACGGCTCCGTCTTCGAGTACCTGCGCAACGACTTCTTCGACGCACGTAACCGCTTCAACCCCAAAACCACCGGCAATCCGAAGTTCCGCCTCAATCAGTTCGGCGGCTCCATCGGCGGCCCCATCTTCAAAGACAAGCTCTTCTTCTTCGCCAACTACGAAGGTCTGCGCCAGATCTGGGCCGCTCCACAGCGAGCCGCGACGCTCAGCAACTACGCACGCTCGCAGGTAGCAACCAACTCGCCTGTCTATCCGCTGCTCGCAGCATTCCCCGCCGACCCCAACCCCATCGCGTCCGAACTCCCGGTTCTTGCGCAATCTGGCGGCACGTATTCCATTGCTAAAGCTGGTGTCCTGCAACAGAACGTCACCACCGTCGGCACTAACCGCATCAACGAAGACTTCGGAGCCATCCGTTTCGACTATCGCATCAACAATCGCTTCAGCATGTATGCGCGCTACAACCGCGACCAGGGAACATCCTCGCAGATTCAGGATGCATCTCTCAGCCAGTTCGGACAGGTTGAAGTTCCGCAGAACGGTGTCCTCTCCTTCAATCAGGTCTGGACTCCGCGAATCTTCAACGAAACCAAGTTCGGCTACAACGGCATCAAGATGCGCGTTCAGGGCATCGCCGGCCCCAGCCCCAGTGCCGATCTCAGCCGTGCACGTATTGCCGTCGCCGGACTCACCAACATCGGCTCCCTCATCTCGCTCTCCAGCTCCTTCAACGGAGTCGGCGCGCCCTACACCGGCCAGAGCTACTCCTACATCGACAACCTCTCCTTCGTCTCCGGCAACCACAGCATGAAGTTCGGAGCCGAAATTCGCCCGCTCTCGCTCTACAACAACCAGATCGGTGGAACCACGTACACCTACAACTCGGCCCAGCTTTTCACCGGCGAACGGGTCGTTGCTCCCAACGGACAGGTCCTGCTCAACGTCGCAGCCAACCAGCCGTCGCAAATCCAGTTCTACGGCGACCTCAGCGACCTCTCGCCCTTCACCGGCCTCAGCGGCAACGCGCAGGTCAAGCAGGCCTATTACATCGGCTACGCGCAGGACGAGTGGAAGCTGCGCCCCAACCTCACCCTCAGCTACGGCCTCCGCTACGAGTACTACTCGCCACTGCATGAAGCTCGCAACAAAAACGTCTTCTTCGATATGAACGCAGGAACCATCTATCCGAAGTACACCGGCGACTGGTTCAGCTCCTCGAAGACCAACTTCGGCCCGCGCCTCGCTCTCACCTGGTCGCCCGTCTTTTCCAACGGAGCAACTGTCTTCCGTGTCGGCGGCGGTGTCTTCTACGGCCCCGGCCAGACCGAAGACCAGATCCAGCCCGAGGCCAACGATCGCGTCACGCGAACCTTTACCTCTGGCAAAGCCTACCCGATCGTCCCTGCAACCGATGTCTACGCCAACTACGACATCAACAGCCCCACGCTCGGCTATCAGCCGCGCGCTTATGCCCCTAACTACCGCATCCCCGAGCGCGTAACCACTTACACCGCCTCCATCCAGCAGAGTCTCCCCGGACAGGTTCAGCTCATGGTCGGCTACGTCGGATCCACAGGACGCAATCTCTTCCTGCGCTCCATCACCAACCTCATCACCAACGTCACGACCAACCCAACCACTGGTGCCGGTACAGCCATCCGTCAGTTCGGCGGACGCTTCGCCGAGATCGATTACAAGACCTCCGGTGGAACCGACATGTACAACGCGCTCCAGACCTCCGTACAGCGCCGGTTCGCTCGCGGCCTCTCCTTCGGCGCGCAGTACACCTGGGCCAAGGAGCTCGGAACCTCCTCCGGCTCCAACGAAGCAACCACCGCGCAAAACCCCTACAACTTCCGCACCGAGTACGGCCGCGGAACCTTCGACATCCGCCACACCCTCAACGCCACCGTCCTCTACGATCTTCCCTTCGGCCACGGAAAGGCCTACTCCCTCTCCGGACCCTGGGATGCCATCGGCGGCGGCTGGCAGGTCGGCGGTATCGTCAACTTCCGCAGCGGTCTCCCGATGGACGTCCTCATCACGCGGCCTGACATTGCTTACGTCGGCAATCCAGGCACATCCATCGCCGGACAAACCTTCGCCAACCCCATCGTCACCAATGGCGTCGTGCAAACCACCGCAGTCGCCAACACCCCGGGTGGAGGCAACAGCCGTAACATTCGCCGCCCCAACATCGTTCCTGGCGTCAATCCCTACCTCAAGAACGGCGTCCAGTACCTCAATCCGGCGGCGTTCACCACTCCGGCTCCAGGCACGTTCGGCAACTATCGCCGCAACGACCTCACCGGACCCAATCTCGCTCAGCTCGACATGACCCTCGGTAAGAGCTTCCGCCTCCTTGAGCGCAGCGCACTCGAATTCCGCGCCGAGGTCTACAACATCCTCAATCACCCCAACTATGCCAACCCCGGCAACCTGCGTCTCAACCAGACGCTGGCCACCGCGGCCGGCAACGGTGCGCAACCCGGAGCCCCCTTCACCCTGTCAAACGCAGGCTCCGCCGGACAGCTCACCTCAACCGTAGGCAACCAGGTAGGCATCGGAGCGAACCGCCAGATCCAGCTCTCACTCCGCGCCAACTTCTAA
- a CDS encoding HoxN/HupN/NixA family nickel/cobalt transporter, whose amino-acid sequence MSSALELALLSCALLGLRHGFDYDHLAAITDITSVQRTWREGMKLGLLYAIGHAFTVALLGAAVIFLHLRLPERMDAIGEKLVGATLIVLALYVLIAFLRRSPSHRHALPPSRIALLITGVQHLTWRLRRIVRPDTPRPDAFSFRYDRSSVFIVGIIHGLGAETPSQLLLFLLAANLGGTSRGFLGLLCFIAGLLLMNTLMTASASGVFLSSTHRPRLQMLITSLTAVYSFVIGTVFLLGVSDKLPPLLH is encoded by the coding sequence ATGTCCTCCGCGCTCGAACTCGCCCTGCTCTCCTGCGCTCTCCTTGGCCTGCGACACGGTTTTGATTACGATCACTTGGCTGCAATCACAGACATCACAAGCGTACAGCGCACCTGGCGCGAAGGCATGAAGCTAGGCTTGCTCTACGCGATCGGCCACGCCTTTACGGTTGCTCTGCTTGGTGCAGCTGTCATCTTCCTTCATCTCCGGCTGCCGGAACGCATGGACGCCATCGGAGAAAAACTAGTCGGTGCAACTCTGATTGTGTTGGCCCTGTATGTCCTGATTGCATTTCTGCGCCGCAGCCCATCGCATCGGCATGCGCTTCCTCCCAGTCGCATCGCGTTGCTGATTACAGGAGTGCAGCATCTTACATGGCGCCTGCGTCGCATTGTTCGGCCAGACACGCCTCGTCCCGACGCATTTTCCTTCCGTTACGACCGCAGCTCTGTCTTCATCGTCGGCATCATTCACGGGCTTGGCGCCGAGACACCGTCGCAGCTTCTGCTTTTTCTGCTCGCTGCCAATCTTGGAGGAACAAGCCGCGGTTTCCTCGGCCTTCTCTGCTTCATCGCTGGACTTCTGCTGATGAACACGCTGATGACGGCCTCGGCCTCCGGAGTCTTTCTCTCCAGCACACACAGGCCACGGCTCCAGATGCTGATCACCTCGCTCACTGCGGTCTACAGCTTTGTCATTGGAACCGTCTTTTTACTTGGAGTCAGCGATAAGCTTCCTCCACTGCTTCATTAA
- a CDS encoding sugar kinase yields the protein MSESLKIRKKEECKWDLVSLGEVMLRLDPGDVRVATTRQFQVWEGGGEYNVARGLRRCFGLKTAIVTALADNPVGRLVEDLMNQGGVDQSHVQWAKYDGVGRTVRNGLNFTERGFGVRAALGCSDRGNTAVSQLKPGQIDWDEIFGKEGARWFHTGGIFCALSETTPEVCKEALMAARKHGVITSYDLNYRDSLWKSIGGKAKATEVNRDIAQYVDVMIGNEEDFTAALGFEIEGVGDDLGELDSANFRKMIEKAVATYPNFKAVATTLRHAKTASVNDWGAVCYYEGKFHEARPMPDLEIFDRVGGGDSFASGLIYGFLNDKGADWAVNCGCAHGALAMTTPGDTTMATFDEVQRVMKGGGARVQR from the coding sequence ATGAGTGAGAGTTTAAAGATTCGCAAGAAGGAAGAGTGTAAGTGGGATTTGGTCAGCCTGGGCGAAGTGATGCTTCGTCTCGATCCGGGCGACGTTCGTGTCGCGACGACGCGACAGTTTCAGGTCTGGGAAGGCGGCGGCGAATATAACGTTGCTCGCGGACTGCGTCGCTGCTTCGGGTTGAAGACGGCGATTGTGACGGCGCTGGCTGACAATCCGGTCGGCCGGCTGGTTGAGGACCTGATGAACCAGGGCGGCGTCGACCAGAGCCATGTGCAGTGGGCCAAGTACGACGGCGTGGGCCGTACGGTGCGCAACGGCCTCAACTTTACGGAGCGCGGATTCGGCGTGCGTGCCGCGCTGGGCTGCTCGGACCGCGGCAACACCGCTGTCAGCCAGCTGAAGCCCGGCCAGATCGACTGGGACGAGATCTTCGGCAAGGAAGGCGCTCGCTGGTTCCACACCGGCGGCATCTTCTGCGCTCTGAGCGAGACGACTCCTGAAGTTTGCAAGGAAGCCTTGATGGCTGCCCGCAAACATGGCGTGATCACCAGCTACGACCTGAACTACCGTGACTCACTGTGGAAGTCGATCGGCGGCAAGGCCAAGGCTACCGAAGTCAACCGCGATATTGCGCAGTATGTTGACGTGATGATCGGCAACGAAGAGGATTTCACGGCTGCGCTCGGTTTCGAGATCGAGGGTGTAGGCGACGATCTGGGTGAGCTGGATTCGGCGAACTTCCGCAAGATGATCGAGAAGGCTGTAGCAACGTATCCGAACTTCAAGGCCGTGGCGACAACGCTGCGTCATGCGAAGACGGCGAGCGTGAATGACTGGGGCGCGGTTTGCTACTACGAGGGCAAGTTCCACGAAGCGCGCCCGATGCCAGATCTTGAGATCTTCGACCGCGTCGGCGGCGGTGACTCATTTGCTTCAGGCCTGATCTACGGCTTCCTGAACGATAAGGGCGCTGACTGGGCGGTCAACTGCGGCTGCGCTCATGGCGCGCTGGCGATGACGACACCCGGCGACACGACGATGGCGACGTTCGACGAGGTGCAGCGCGTGATGAAGGGCGGCGGCGCTCGCGTTCAGCGGTAA